The proteins below are encoded in one region of Sedimentibacter sp. zth1:
- a CDS encoding SAF domain-containing protein, giving the protein MKAKHKTLIGTLLLLLAIAFFIFWEFIGRKTVMCQNIIILSQDVDKGTLITEELLTTKKIETESCITDVVVSKSVIVGLEAKHYIPKHTQLVKQYFEESALVLTKDEKIMKIPKDWIYTFPETLRRKDKIYIYAVKKDETTTKVTNYKDNKEQYIFSTTVAYVKDSSNREVESLDEDRLTGTSVISDIEIVITEKQFKMLEDLTSKGFTLAIMYK; this is encoded by the coding sequence TTGAAAGCAAAGCATAAAACATTAATAGGAACGCTGCTGCTACTTTTAGCAATAGCGTTTTTTATTTTTTGGGAGTTTATCGGAAGAAAAACAGTTATGTGTCAAAATATCATAATATTAAGTCAAGATGTTGATAAGGGAACGCTTATAACAGAAGAATTGTTGACAACAAAAAAGATAGAAACTGAAAGCTGTATAACTGATGTAGTCGTAAGTAAATCAGTTATAGTTGGACTAGAAGCTAAACATTATATACCTAAACATACACAATTGGTAAAACAATACTTTGAAGAATCTGCATTAGTTCTAACAAAAGATGAAAAAATCATGAAAATACCAAAAGATTGGATATATACGTTTCCTGAAACACTTAGAAGGAAGGACAAAATATACATATATGCTGTTAAGAAAGATGAAACAACTACAAAAGTAACTAACTACAAAGATAATAAAGAACAATATATATTTAGCACAACTGTAGCATATGTTAAAGATAGTAGCAATAGAGAAGTAGAAAGCTTAGACGAAGACAGATTGACAGGAACATCTGTTATAAGTGATATAGAAATAGTAATAACAGAGAAACAATTTAAAATGCTAGAAGACTTAACTAGTAAAGGGTTTACATTAGCTATAATGTACAAATAA
- a CDS encoding PrgI family protein, whose product MRSFKVPYGKILPDKIIYGRLTPKEAIFLGSIVLVFFFLFMMDITYIEKGLGNIILRIILLLIYSTIALVLAFKKKDIYDLDEYLILRIKYKFRKYKNTIYEKY is encoded by the coding sequence ATGAGAAGCTTTAAAGTACCTTATGGTAAAATATTGCCGGATAAAATAATTTATGGGAGACTGACACCAAAAGAAGCTATATTTTTAGGAAGCATTGTGCTTGTGTTTTTTTTCTTGTTTATGATGGATATAACATACATAGAAAAAGGCTTAGGAAATATAATCCTTAGGATTATATTATTGCTTATTTATTCAACCATAGCACTTGTTTTAGCATTTAAGAAAAAAGATATATATGATTTAGATGAATACTTAATACTTAGAATTAAATACAAATTTAGAAAATATAAAAATACAATTTATGAAAAGTATTAA
- a CDS encoding DNA methyltransferase yields MIKIEETIYTVHRGTNSRLIKNVVDLYFKQGDSIADVTYGKGVFWKEINKSLYKIVGSDIKTGTDFRHLPYTSSTFCHSVIDPPYARITNLKGMVDCYNTTRFTTHKEIIKLYEEGLPELKRITKPGGYILCKCQDEVCGCRQKWSHIEIYDIALNLGLYAKDLFILVNDKMPKVLHKQQHARKLHSYLWVFQNN; encoded by the coding sequence GTGATAAAAATAGAAGAAACAATATATACGGTACATAGAGGTACAAATTCAAGATTGATTAAAAATGTTGTTGATTTGTACTTTAAACAAGGTGATAGCATAGCAGATGTTACATATGGTAAGGGTGTATTTTGGAAAGAAATAAATAAAAGTTTATATAAAATTGTTGGTTCTGATATCAAAACAGGTACTGATTTTAGACATTTGCCTTATACTAGCAGTACATTTTGCCATAGTGTAATTGATCCACCGTATGCACGTATTACAAACTTAAAAGGTATGGTTGATTGTTACAATACTACAAGATTTACAACACATAAAGAAATAATAAAACTATATGAAGAAGGATTACCAGAGCTAAAAAGAATTACTAAACCAGGAGGATATATTCTTTGTAAATGTCAAGATGAAGTTTGTGGCTGCAGGCAGAAATGGAGTCACATAGAAATTTATGATATAGCTTTAAATTTAGGATTATATGCGAAAGACCTATTTATTCTGGTAAATGATAAGATGCCTAAAGTTTTACATAAGCAACAACATGCAAGAAAACTACATAGTTATTTATGGGTTTTTCAAAATAATTAA
- a CDS encoding VirB4 family type IV secretion system protein, producing the protein MKKKKKKINILEESDNFLIEGTIGNLDLILPDGVLDYDDYIKLSSDKFVRIFAVLVHMHESYVGCFDFLFEELGENIDSTDHIEPISSSKAINALTREITIVKSNENLKNNSNMDNDEGALQVISDLENLKKQIQLGTEKLFFVRKIFRVWGKSKQELEDNCKIFKEKCEGRSLIVKELLLNQAEGLKTSLPSPYLGVIPSKFKKNFSAASLAGILPEGMTDFGHKRGIPLGSLAKKNSPFIYNFFEGPPTLPNPMAVLIGTSGSGKSTLMKLIRARSSILGAWNIGLDLEGEFEKITERTGGHYINIRAGEKTGINPMDLEVEEDEKGRKFIDIQGKVAEIRELLNIFCTKFNNKPLDGMEIARIEDVVRELYYKRDIRSNEPDSLYIKSTVNTNEGFIITGAKKEMPILSDVKKELEKYDETKKLAILMKMITGEGSLALFDCQTSIVIEPGVGLTFGLKNIKDNFTKFFSLMNIMTFLWATLSKVEYKTIEKIVEIDEGWFIVSYEEIGAILESFDRRGRKYKISLIIGSQLADEFISSKAGKVIISIAETKILLRQTETSAKGIIQQLNLPSNYASYLQSFDPGDAIFISGGKKVLADIQYYDFEKEYVET; encoded by the coding sequence TTGAAAAAAAAGAAAAAGAAAATCAATATATTAGAAGAGAGTGATAATTTTTTAATTGAAGGTACTATTGGAAACTTGGATCTAATTCTTCCAGATGGTGTACTCGATTATGACGATTATATAAAACTTTCAAGTGATAAATTTGTGAGAATATTTGCTGTTTTAGTACATATGCATGAAAGTTATGTAGGATGTTTTGATTTTTTATTTGAAGAATTAGGCGAGAATATAGATTCTACAGATCATATTGAGCCAATAAGTAGTTCAAAAGCTATAAATGCATTAACACGAGAGATAACAATTGTAAAAAGTAATGAAAATCTAAAAAATAACAGTAATATGGATAACGATGAAGGAGCATTACAAGTTATATCAGACCTTGAAAATTTGAAAAAGCAAATACAACTCGGAACAGAAAAATTATTTTTTGTAAGAAAAATATTTAGAGTTTGGGGAAAATCTAAGCAAGAGTTAGAAGACAACTGTAAAATTTTTAAAGAAAAATGTGAAGGACGTTCTTTGATAGTAAAAGAGCTATTATTAAATCAAGCAGAAGGATTGAAGACATCATTGCCAAGCCCATATTTAGGAGTAATACCGAGTAAATTTAAAAAGAATTTTTCAGCAGCTTCACTAGCAGGAATACTTCCTGAAGGGATGACAGACTTTGGACATAAAAGAGGTATACCGTTAGGCAGCCTTGCAAAAAAAAATTCACCGTTTATATATAATTTCTTTGAAGGTCCACCAACATTACCAAATCCAATGGCAGTATTGATAGGCACATCTGGAAGTGGTAAATCTACATTAATGAAATTGATTAGAGCAAGAAGTTCAATACTAGGAGCTTGGAACATAGGACTAGACTTGGAAGGAGAATTTGAAAAAATAACAGAAAGAACAGGAGGACATTATATAAACATAAGAGCCGGAGAAAAAACTGGTATAAATCCTATGGACTTAGAAGTAGAAGAAGATGAAAAAGGCAGAAAATTTATAGATATACAAGGAAAAGTAGCAGAGATAAGAGAACTTTTAAATATATTTTGTACAAAATTTAATAATAAACCACTAGATGGTATGGAAATAGCCAGAATAGAAGATGTAGTGAGAGAGCTTTATTATAAAAGAGATATCAGATCCAATGAGCCAGATAGCTTATATATAAAAAGTACAGTAAATACAAATGAAGGTTTTATAATAACAGGCGCTAAAAAAGAAATGCCTATACTATCAGATGTAAAAAAAGAATTAGAAAAATATGATGAAACAAAAAAACTAGCAATTTTGATGAAGATGATAACAGGAGAAGGAAGCTTGGCATTATTTGATTGCCAAACAAGTATAGTAATAGAACCAGGAGTTGGTCTAACCTTTGGATTGAAAAACATAAAAGATAATTTCACAAAATTCTTTTCATTAATGAATATTATGACCTTTCTTTGGGCTACACTGTCAAAAGTTGAATATAAAACAATTGAGAAAATAGTTGAAATTGATGAAGGCTGGTTTATAGTTTCATACGAGGAAATAGGTGCAATACTTGAAAGCTTTGATAGAAGAGGTAGAAAATATAAAATATCACTTATAATAGGATCACAATTGGCAGATGAGTTTATATCCAGTAAAGCAGGAAAAGTAATAATAAGCATAGCAGAAACAAAAATACTCTTAAGACAGACGGAAACGAGTGCAAAGGGTATCATACAACAGCTAAATTTACCAAGTAACTATGCTTCATACTTACAAAGCTTTGATCCTGGAGATGCAATCTTTATATCTGGTGGTAAAAAAGTTTTAGCAGACATTCAATACTATGACTTTGAAAAAGAATATGTAGAAACATAA
- a CDS encoding M23 family metallopeptidase, which produces MDEDLKELDAMLRKIDAKVKRNAGYKLIKIIKKTLPTSAFIIFGIVLFLLIVIAVGAMLNSLKFFKIDDKVEDTCCEETSEFLSPKKISIYQEIENNSYTEYKDGEENVTEYLDGEETNQYTNEIDINVDMAKEHRLHWQLLAAIDLLSGLGGDPKDNTVEKLSKEITPSFKYTEYSETITSEQYIEVEVERQIPRTNKTVIDTVQKLQKTVIKRPQFVIKSVSSALFDVDYEYEKIKITDEFGNTRECYTIINVNKKVNNRLENFINNRKFKGRLTTKNILEIYDMGVEFPESSDFANYMLEYMALNTNISVAIRNYNGEGNYSVTEDNKTYRVPIRFEREKSNNNKVYISSFFGERYLTIAGVTKKNFHRGLDFAVPSGTPIVAAADGEIVRSDYSKSYGNVIEIKHNDTYSTVYAHNARLLAKVGDKVKKGDIISLSGNTGVSTGPHLHFEIKQNGNPIDPFDMLNLKVIN; this is translated from the coding sequence ATGGATGAAGATTTAAAAGAATTAGATGCTATGTTAAGAAAGATTGATGCAAAAGTTAAACGCAATGCCGGGTATAAGCTAATAAAAATTATAAAAAAAACGCTCCCGACATCTGCGTTCATTATTTTTGGAATAGTGTTATTTCTGTTAATAGTAATTGCTGTTGGTGCGATGCTTAATAGTTTAAAATTTTTTAAAATAGATGATAAAGTAGAGGATACATGTTGTGAAGAAACATCTGAATTTTTAAGTCCTAAAAAGATATCTATATATCAGGAAATTGAAAACAATAGCTATACTGAATATAAGGATGGAGAAGAAAATGTTACAGAATATCTTGATGGTGAGGAAACAAATCAATATACAAATGAAATTGATATAAATGTAGACATGGCAAAAGAACATAGATTGCATTGGCAGTTATTAGCCGCTATTGACTTGTTGAGTGGATTAGGTGGAGATCCTAAGGATAACACTGTTGAAAAGCTATCAAAAGAAATAACTCCAAGCTTTAAATATACAGAATATTCAGAAACAATAACATCCGAACAATATATTGAAGTAGAAGTTGAAAGACAAATACCAAGAACAAATAAAACAGTGATAGACACAGTGCAAAAATTACAAAAAACAGTAATAAAAAGACCACAGTTTGTTATAAAAAGTGTAAGTAGCGCATTATTTGATGTTGATTATGAGTATGAAAAAATAAAAATAACAGATGAATTCGGAAATACTAGAGAATGCTATACTATAATAAATGTAAATAAGAAGGTAAACAACAGACTAGAAAACTTTATAAACAACAGAAAATTTAAAGGTAGGCTAACAACAAAGAATATTTTAGAAATATATGATATGGGTGTTGAATTTCCTGAATCAAGTGATTTTGCTAACTATATGCTTGAATATATGGCTTTAAATACAAATATTAGTGTAGCAATACGAAATTACAACGGAGAAGGAAATTACAGTGTTACAGAAGATAATAAAACATATAGAGTTCCTATAAGATTTGAAAGAGAAAAATCAAATAACAATAAAGTATATATTTCTTCCTTCTTTGGAGAAAGATATTTAACCATAGCCGGAGTTACTAAAAAAAATTTTCATAGAGGACTTGACTTTGCGGTTCCGTCCGGTACCCCAATAGTGGCTGCTGCTGATGGAGAAATTGTTAGATCAGACTATAGTAAAAGCTACGGAAATGTTATTGAAATAAAACATAATGATACATACTCAACAGTATATGCACACAATGCAAGACTATTGGCTAAAGTAGGTGATAAAGTAAAAAAGGGAGACATAATATCTTTGTCTGGTAACACAGGAGTCAGCACTGGACCACATCTACATTTTGAAATAAAGCAAAACGGAAATCCGATAGATCCGTTTGATATGTTAAATTTAAAAGTAATTAATTAG